The Cloacibacillus sp. An23 genome includes a window with the following:
- a CDS encoding helix-turn-helix transcriptional regulator codes for MNNYVPGLKNALKKAGVTQNELASEMGVALVTVSRWVRGEVEPPVSTIKEIAQILGCSLYELLGLVPTIAGCHISEVREKEGQRIITVVIDEKERRKNTMTRPLAGELINKTLNDISPEAFKTARASTKQEEQQILEIIDIKRGRIKKRIADENICEDSDRFMDREEELLKETGINALRKDWEQASNAYSELCRPIKYWKRHALALTGRTRNLYEQRDVTLNDINAMLDGSEDYEKETVTLEDGRIFRLIRDDNGYYYGDDGSVISAIDLIRTDENGEPLKVVARLGYVPIGGCGTYEATSC; via the coding sequence ATGAATAATTATGTTCCCGGCCTTAAAAACGCTCTGAAAAAAGCAGGCGTCACACAAAACGAACTCGCATCTGAGATGGGGGTAGCTCTCGTAACCGTCTCCCGCTGGGTGCGCGGCGAAGTGGAGCCGCCGGTATCCACCATAAAAGAAATTGCGCAAATTCTCGGCTGCTCGCTCTATGAGCTTCTCGGCTTGGTTCCTACCATAGCCGGATGTCACATATCCGAGGTGCGTGAAAAAGAGGGACAGAGAATTATAACTGTGGTAATCGACGAAAAAGAAAGGAGAAAAAACACAATGACGAGACCCTTAGCCGGCGAACTGATAAACAAGACCTTAAACGACATTTCCCCTGAAGCGTTCAAGACCGCCCGTGCAAGCACGAAGCAGGAGGAGCAACAGATTCTTGAAATCATTGATATAAAGCGGGGGCGTATCAAAAAACGCATCGCGGACGAGAATATATGCGAAGACAGCGACCGATTCATGGATCGTGAAGAAGAGTTGCTAAAAGAGACCGGAATCAACGCGCTCCGTAAAGACTGGGAACAGGCGTCAAACGCCTATTCGGAACTCTGCCGCCCGATAAAATACTGGAAACGCCACGCATTGGCGCTCACCGGACGGACACGCAATCTCTATGAGCAAAGAGACGTGACTCTGAATGACATCAACGCCATGCTCGATGGCTCGGAGGATTACGAAAAAGAAACGGTCACTCTCGAAGACGGACGCATATTCCGCTTGATACGCGACGACAACGGATACTATTATGGCGACGACGGCAGCGTTATCTCGGCGATAGACCTTATCCGCACCGACGAAAACGGCGAACCTCTCAAGGTTGTGGCTCGCCTGGGCTATGTCCCCATCGGCGGTTGCGGAACATACGAAGCAACGTCGTGTTAG